From one Salvelinus alpinus chromosome 14, SLU_Salpinus.1, whole genome shotgun sequence genomic stretch:
- the rdh1 gene encoding retinol dehydrogenase 1 codes for MVFPLVSEENILFDFFQAILSHLALSCILISFTAIAIAWFIRDSFKVEDFDKKHVFITGCDSGFGHLLARQLDQKGFHVIAACLTEKGESELKAAASPRLKTVLFNVTDSPSIESAVELVRAEVGERGLWGLVNNAGRSTPIGPTEWMQLEDFKKVLDVNLIGLIDVTLKFLPLLKKAQGRVVNVASILGRLALNGGGYCLSKYGVEAFSDSLRRDMQHFGVKVSIIEPGFFKTGVTRLDLIEADLQRLWNRLPEEVKHSYGPTFFDEYVKAQDFSMGLLCSSDISKVTSCMQHALTARHPRTRYSPGWDAKFIWIPLSYLPAFIADFTVAVLLPVPKDDRKSHANQVGVANT; via the exons GTCTTTCCTCTGGTGTCTGAAGAGAATATTCTATTCGATTTTTTTCAG GCAATCCTATCACACTTGGCTCTATCCTGCATACTAATTTCATTTACAGCCATAGCCATCGCCTGGTTTATTAGAGATTCTTTCAAAGTTGAAGATTTTGACAAGAAACATGTCTTTATCACCGGCTGTGATAGCGGATTTGGACATTTGTTGGCAAGGCAGCTTGACCAAAAGGGGTTTCATGTAATAGCCGCATGTCTCACGGAGAAAGGTGAATCGGAACTGAAGGCTGCGGCCTCTCCCAGACTGAAGACAGTTCTGTTCAATGTTACTGACAGTCCGAGCATCGAGAGTGCGGTGGAGTTGGTGCGCGCTGAGGTTGGAGAGCGAG GTCTCTGGGGGCTGGTCAACAACGCTGGGAGGTCCACACCTATAGGCCCCACTGAATGGATGCAGTTGGAGGACTTCAAGAAAGTTCTAGATGTGAATTTAATAGGTCTGATTGACGTGACCCTGAAGTTCCTCCCACTCTTAAAGAAGGCTCAAGGAAGGGTGGTCAATGTTGCCAGTATCCTGGGGAGGCTTGCCCTCAACGGAGGAGGCTACTGCCTATCTAAGTATGGTGTGGAGGCCTTCTCTGACAGCCTTAG GCGGGATATGCAGCATTTTGGTGTAAAAGTGAGTATCATTGAGCCTGGTTTCTTCAAGACGGGTGTGACCAGGCTGGACCTCATTGAAGCAGACCTGCAGAGACTGTGGAACCGTCTCCCTGAGGAGGTCAAGCACTCGTATGGACCCACATTCTTTGACGAAT ATGTAAAAGCTCAGGATTTCTCCATGGGTCTCCTGTGCAGTTCAGACATCTCCAAAGTGACCAGTTGCATGCAGCATGCCCTTACAGCCCGCCACCCACGGACCCGCTACTCACCTGGTTGGGATGCTAAGTTCATCTGGATCCCCCTGTCCTACCTCCCTGCATTCATAGCAGACTTCACAGTCGCTGTTCTACTTCCTGTCCCCAAAGACGACAGAAAGAGCCATGCAAACCAAGTGGGTGTGGCAAACACATGA